The following coding sequences are from one Kallotenue papyrolyticum window:
- a CDS encoding AI-2E family transporter: MQTPSHSSTIQHRQPRWPPRRIIGATLIVASVAAGFYVLYRFSNILFVVFVAVVLATAIRPGVLWLERRGVPQWLGTLLIFALIGASMAAIVALTAPLLIAQIIAFVGQIPDYYRSFRDWIAQSPVLFVRHLALRLPPELPIAAAAEAGTSQEQLSAVAQAVGYARSLTWALFSALAITLITFFWIVDRERIVRAGLLLAPVDRRDEARALYDTLEHKVGAFVRGQALLCLAIGVASTAAFVLIGVPNALLLGVLAGILELIPYVGPLLTGVLAVIVTLAQSPEKIWWVILALVIIQQLENAVLVPRIMGQTVGVNAVVVLLAIAAFGTLLGVGGAIMAIPLAVVLQVLAEQLLFRTPQQPAELGGRDQIARLRYQAQDLASDIRERLRDHEDDSDTHLPEEEIEALVGELDELLQSMGRPPGEVAGPLPS, translated from the coding sequence ATGCAAACACCGTCGCATTCTTCAACGATCCAACACCGCCAACCACGCTGGCCACCGCGGCGCATCATCGGCGCCACGCTGATCGTCGCGTCGGTTGCAGCCGGCTTCTACGTCCTGTATCGCTTCTCCAACATCCTGTTTGTCGTGTTTGTGGCGGTTGTGCTGGCTACGGCCATACGGCCAGGCGTGCTGTGGCTGGAGCGCCGGGGTGTCCCCCAATGGCTGGGAACCCTGCTGATCTTCGCCCTGATCGGCGCCAGCATGGCGGCGATTGTGGCGTTGACCGCGCCGCTGCTTATAGCCCAGATCATTGCGTTTGTTGGCCAGATCCCGGACTACTATCGCAGCTTTCGCGACTGGATCGCCCAATCGCCCGTGCTCTTCGTGCGTCACCTGGCGCTGCGGCTACCGCCAGAGTTGCCGATCGCTGCCGCGGCGGAGGCAGGCACCAGCCAGGAGCAGCTCAGTGCCGTTGCGCAGGCGGTCGGCTATGCACGCAGCCTGACCTGGGCCCTGTTCAGCGCGCTGGCCATCACGCTGATCACCTTTTTCTGGATCGTTGATCGTGAGCGCATCGTGCGCGCCGGGCTGCTGCTGGCACCGGTGGATCGCCGTGACGAGGCGCGCGCGCTCTACGACACGCTGGAACACAAGGTCGGTGCGTTCGTACGCGGGCAGGCCCTGCTCTGCCTGGCGATCGGCGTGGCTTCAACCGCTGCCTTTGTGCTGATCGGCGTGCCCAACGCGCTGTTGCTGGGCGTGCTGGCCGGCATTCTGGAGCTGATCCCCTATGTTGGCCCGCTGCTGACCGGTGTCCTGGCGGTGATCGTCACGCTGGCGCAGTCGCCCGAGAAGATCTGGTGGGTCATCCTGGCGCTGGTGATCATTCAACAGCTCGAGAATGCGGTGTTGGTCCCGCGCATCATGGGCCAGACCGTTGGCGTCAATGCCGTGGTGGTGTTGCTGGCGATCGCCGCGTTCGGCACCCTGCTGGGTGTGGGCGGCGCGATCATGGCCATTCCGCTGGCGGTCGTGCTCCAGGTGCTGGCCGAACAACTCCTCTTCCGCACCCCGCAGCAACCGGCGGAGCTGGGTGGCCGCGATCAGATCGCGCGCCTGCGCTACCAGGCGCAGGATCTGGCCAGCGACATCCGTGAGCGCCTGCGCGACCATGAGGACGACAGCGACACGCACCTGCCCGAGGAGGAGATCGAAGCGCTGGTCGGTGAGCTGGACGAGCTGCTCCAGAGCATGGGGCGACCGCCCGGCGAGGTGGCCGGTCCCTTGCCATCCTGA
- a CDS encoding zinc metallopeptidase yields the protein MSPLFWILTLPAMLLALYAQYKVRSTFEKYARVPNMHGISGLQAAQILMRNEGLEHLRVNQIPGELTDFYNPADKSINLSQGSVRPSVAALAIVAHELGHALQDRQGYFWLRARASIVGIAQIGSNLGVMLFFIGMLLGALQNSFAWNLALAGVVLFAGAVAFTLITLPVEFNASSRAREMLMRNGLVARQEMEGVSAMLNAAALTYVAAAAQAVSQLLYFVLLLFGARRQE from the coding sequence GTGAGTCCACTGTTCTGGATCTTGACACTGCCCGCCATGTTGCTGGCGCTGTACGCGCAGTACAAGGTACGCTCGACCTTTGAGAAGTACGCGCGCGTGCCCAACATGCACGGTATCAGTGGTTTGCAGGCGGCGCAGATTCTGATGCGCAACGAAGGGCTGGAGCATCTGCGTGTCAACCAGATCCCGGGCGAGCTGACCGATTTCTACAACCCGGCCGATAAATCGATCAACCTATCGCAGGGCTCGGTCCGGCCCTCGGTAGCGGCGCTGGCGATCGTCGCGCACGAGCTGGGCCATGCGCTCCAGGATCGGCAGGGCTACTTCTGGCTGCGGGCACGCGCCAGCATCGTAGGGATCGCCCAGATCGGCTCCAACCTGGGCGTGATGCTCTTCTTCATTGGCATGCTGCTGGGCGCGCTGCAGAACTCGTTCGCTTGGAACCTGGCGCTGGCGGGCGTGGTGCTCTTCGCCGGCGCGGTAGCCTTTACGCTGATCACGCTGCCGGTCGAGTTCAACGCCTCCAGCCGCGCGCGCGAGATGCTGATGCGCAACGGTCTGGTGGCGCGCCAGGAGATGGAGGGCGTCTCAGCCATGCTCAACGCCGCAGCGCTGACCTACGTAGCGGCAGCAGCGCAGGCGGTCTCCCAACTGCTCTACTTCGTGCTGCTGCTGTTTGGCGCACGGCGCCAGGAGTAG
- a CDS encoding rhomboid family intramembrane serine protease, whose translation MFPIGDQNRRGHILPIVNYLLIGINVLVFLYQTQLPSGNELQTCAAVAPGTVQGFVCQYGVIPAEIIRGQDLFTLLTSMFVHGGWAHLFGNMIFLWVFGDNIEDAFGHLGYLAFYIVAGLLASLAHIVLDPGSPIPAVGASGAISGVLGAYIVFFHMNPIRVLIGYFVTVVPAWMMIGLWALTQFINAAGALALTTETGGVAYAAHAGGFLAGVIIALVVRTTLGQPEQRPTTRGRSFA comes from the coding sequence ATGTTTCCCATCGGCGATCAGAATCGGCGCGGCCACATCCTACCGATCGTCAACTATCTCTTGATCGGCATCAATGTCCTGGTCTTTTTGTACCAAACGCAGCTTCCCAGCGGCAACGAGCTGCAGACCTGCGCCGCCGTCGCGCCTGGGACGGTGCAGGGCTTTGTCTGCCAGTACGGCGTCATTCCCGCGGAGATCATCCGTGGCCAGGACCTGTTCACGCTCTTGACCTCGATGTTTGTGCACGGCGGCTGGGCGCACCTCTTCGGCAACATGATCTTTCTCTGGGTCTTTGGCGACAACATCGAGGATGCCTTCGGCCATCTGGGCTATCTGGCGTTCTACATAGTTGCCGGACTGCTGGCCTCGCTCGCGCACATCGTGCTCGATCCCGGCTCGCCGATCCCGGCGGTGGGCGCTAGCGGCGCGATCTCCGGTGTGCTTGGCGCCTACATCGTCTTCTTCCACATGAATCCGATCCGCGTGTTGATCGGCTACTTTGTGACCGTCGTACCGGCCTGGATGATGATTGGTTTGTGGGCCCTGACACAGTTCATCAACGCGGCAGGCGCCCTGGCGCTGACTACCGAAACCGGTGGTGTCGCCTATGCGGCGCACGCCGGGGGCTTTCTGGCAGGCGTGATCATCGCGCTGGTGGTGCGCACCACGCTGGGCCAACCCGAACAACGACCGACAACCAGAGGACGCTCCTTTGCGTAG
- a CDS encoding flavin reductase family protein: protein MGINEAEFRYALSHFASGVTVVTTSVGGVHYGLTVSSFCSLSLNPPLILVCIDQRAQSHAMIRDAGVFAVNILAEDSAWLSQLFASREPDKFEKVDYRLGQTGAPLLCAALTRLECRLVDQLPGGDHSIFVGEVIASEVEERAGPLLYYRRGYHRLA, encoded by the coding sequence GTGGGTATCAACGAGGCCGAATTCCGCTACGCGCTCAGCCATTTTGCATCGGGTGTCACCGTCGTCACGACCAGTGTCGGCGGTGTTCATTATGGCTTGACCGTCAGTTCATTTTGTTCGTTGTCGCTGAATCCACCTTTGATTCTGGTATGTATCGATCAGCGCGCGCAGAGCCATGCCATGATTCGTGATGCCGGGGTATTCGCGGTCAATATCCTGGCCGAGGATAGCGCCTGGCTGTCCCAACTCTTTGCCAGTCGCGAGCCCGATAAGTTCGAAAAGGTCGATTACCGTCTCGGGCAAACGGGAGCGCCGTTGTTGTGCGCGGCGCTGACGCGGCTGGAGTGCCGCCTGGTGGATCAGTTGCCCGGCGGCGATCATTCTATTTTCGTGGGCGAGGTGATCGCCAGCGAGGTGGAGGAGCGCGCCGGTCCACTGCTGTACTACCGGCGCGGATATCATCGGTTGGCATAA
- the purB gene encoding adenylosuccinate lyase, with protein MRSPLEALSPLDGRYADDVAPLRAYLSEAALYRARVQVEVEYVIFLARSPRIPFVPPLDAAQQGALRNLYRQFSAEDAAAIAAWDRRVNHDVKAVEYWLRERLAALELQAWSEALHWALTSEDVNNLAYAILLREARNQVLAPAIHDIYLALRDLALAYAELPMLARTHGQPATPTTLGKELNVFAHRLHRASDQLNRIRLTGKLNGATGSFAAQRAALPDVDWLRFSQAFVRFLELEPVALTTQIEPHDTLAELCDALRRINTILLDLDMDLWRYISDGWFRQRATPGEVGSSTMPHKVNPIDFENSEGNLHVANALLEMFSRKLPISRLQRDLSDSTVLRTFGTALGHSLVAYRRTLRGLHKIEADEATIRAALADHPEVLAEAVQTILRREGYPEPYEVLKRLTRGRRLTMDDLHRLIESLDVAEGVKAELRALTPETYIGIAPELARLQP; from the coding sequence ATGCGCTCGCCACTTGAAGCGCTTTCACCACTTGATGGCCGCTATGCCGATGATGTGGCGCCGTTGCGCGCCTACCTGAGTGAGGCAGCGCTCTACCGCGCACGTGTGCAGGTCGAGGTTGAATACGTCATCTTTCTGGCGCGTTCGCCACGCATCCCGTTCGTGCCACCGCTGGATGCAGCGCAGCAGGGAGCGCTGCGCAATCTTTACCGCCAGTTCAGTGCCGAGGATGCGGCTGCCATCGCCGCCTGGGATCGGCGCGTCAACCATGACGTTAAGGCCGTGGAGTATTGGCTGCGTGAGCGGCTAGCCGCCCTGGAGCTACAAGCCTGGAGCGAAGCGCTCCACTGGGCGCTAACCTCCGAGGATGTCAATAATCTAGCCTACGCCATCCTGCTGCGCGAAGCGCGCAACCAGGTGCTCGCACCGGCCATTCATGACATCTACCTGGCGCTGCGCGATCTGGCGTTGGCCTACGCCGAGCTGCCGATGCTGGCGCGCACGCACGGCCAACCGGCGACGCCGACCACGCTGGGCAAAGAACTGAACGTCTTTGCCCACCGCCTGCACCGGGCGAGCGACCAGCTTAACCGCATTCGGCTGACCGGCAAACTCAACGGCGCAACCGGCAGCTTTGCCGCCCAACGCGCGGCCCTGCCCGACGTCGACTGGCTGCGCTTCAGCCAGGCCTTTGTGCGCTTCCTGGAGCTGGAGCCGGTCGCGCTCACCACACAGATCGAGCCGCACGACACGCTGGCCGAGCTGTGCGACGCACTGCGGCGCATCAATACCATTCTGCTCGATCTGGATATGGATCTGTGGCGCTACATCAGCGATGGCTGGTTCCGCCAGCGGGCCACCCCCGGCGAGGTCGGCTCATCTACCATGCCGCACAAGGTCAACCCGATCGATTTCGAGAACAGCGAGGGGAACCTGCACGTGGCCAATGCACTGCTGGAGATGTTCAGCCGCAAACTGCCGATCTCGCGGCTCCAGCGCGACCTCTCCGACAGCACGGTTCTGCGCACCTTCGGCACCGCGCTGGGCCACAGCCTGGTCGCCTATCGCCGCACGCTGCGCGGCTTACACAAGATCGAAGCCGACGAGGCAACCATCCGCGCCGCGCTGGCCGACCACCCCGAGGTGCTGGCCGAAGCCGTGCAAACCATTCTGCGCCGCGAGGGTTATCCCGAGCCGTACGAGGTGCTGAAGCGGCTGACGCGCGGTCGGCGCTTGACCATGGATGACCTGCACAGGTTGATCGAGTCGCTGGATGTCGCCGAGGGGGTTAAGGCCGAGCTGCGCGCACTCACACCCGAGACCTATATCGGCATCGCGCCCGAGCTGGCGCGGCTACAGCCCTAG
- a CDS encoding LuxR C-terminal-related transcriptional regulator: MSKAGVVLVHAHPLFRQGLRYHLSGHPDFRITGEAGNGQQAIQLVDYTDPDIVVIELDLPGVNGLEVARAIKRSHPNIGIILLSADQDEKLMIKALRAGVSAFVPRNVPWEELLKVLQQVRRGDYPINELVLSMPQIAASVLEEFRMLSAEEQGDNIYSPLSPREIEVLELVAAGRTNKEIAVKLNISNQTVKNHISSILRKLAVNDRTQAVVYAMRRGWIKVAQPSERA; the protein is encoded by the coding sequence GTGAGTAAGGCAGGCGTTGTTCTGGTTCACGCCCATCCGTTGTTTCGTCAGGGATTGCGCTACCACCTGTCCGGCCATCCTGATTTCCGGATCACCGGTGAGGCCGGCAACGGGCAGCAGGCGATCCAGTTGGTGGATTATACCGATCCCGATATTGTCGTGATCGAGCTCGATCTGCCGGGGGTCAACGGCCTGGAGGTGGCGCGAGCCATCAAGCGCAGTCATCCCAACATCGGCATCATTCTGCTCAGCGCCGACCAGGACGAAAAGCTGATGATCAAGGCGCTGCGCGCCGGTGTTTCTGCCTTTGTACCGCGCAACGTGCCCTGGGAAGAGTTGCTCAAGGTGTTGCAGCAAGTGCGGCGTGGCGACTACCCCATCAACGAACTGGTCCTGTCGATGCCGCAGATTGCCGCGTCGGTGCTGGAAGAGTTTCGCATGCTCAGCGCCGAGGAGCAGGGCGACAACATCTACTCGCCGCTGTCGCCCCGCGAGATCGAGGTGCTGGAGCTGGTGGCTGCCGGACGCACTAACAAAGAGATCGCGGTCAAACTCAACATTAGCAATCAAACCGTCAAAAATCATATCTCCTCTATTCTCCGCAAGCTGGCTGTGAACGATCGGACGCAGGCGGTGGTCTATGCCATGCGTCGGGGGTGGATCAAGGTCGCGCAGCCCAGCGAACGAGCCTAA
- a CDS encoding branched-chain amino acid ABC transporter substrate-binding protein, translating into MKRLVALLMLVVVLAATLAACAPQGGGGAASPAASPAAEASPSPAGAQTGERPNDPLGVVEIGPNDPIVLAYALVVAGPDAALGEDSRRGVELAIKDRGGQLLGHPIQLIGEDTGCSPEGGQAAASRLASNQQIVGIVGTSCSSEARVLAPVIDQAGMVMVSPSNTAPDLTDPAKHVKAYLRTAHNDKVQGAVGAEFAYNSLGVRKAATIHDGSVYAEQLANVFAARFKELGGEIVAQEAVGPQDTDMRPVLTRIASAGPEFLYYPIFIQAGGFITAQSKEVSGLENVRLMGADGMFSPDFLKAAGAAAKDMYLSSPDFSAFGSGYQEFLQKYEQAFGTKPTAAFHAHAYDAANIIMNAIEKVAVQGPDGKLYIPRQALRDALYATKDYKGLTGNITCDENGDCADPKIAVYQVVNTDPSTWNPGAAENSNPKKVYP; encoded by the coding sequence ATGAAACGTCTCGTAGCTCTGCTCATGCTGGTCGTAGTGCTGGCGGCAACCCTGGCGGCCTGCGCGCCGCAGGGTGGTGGTGGCGCGGCCAGCCCGGCGGCCTCGCCCGCGGCAGAAGCTTCGCCCTCGCCTGCGGGTGCCCAAACCGGCGAACGTCCGAACGATCCGCTGGGCGTTGTCGAGATCGGGCCCAACGATCCCATCGTGCTGGCCTATGCGCTGGTGGTGGCCGGTCCCGATGCGGCGCTGGGTGAAGACTCGCGGCGTGGCGTCGAGCTGGCGATCAAGGATCGTGGTGGTCAGTTGCTCGGCCATCCGATCCAGCTGATCGGCGAGGATACTGGCTGCAGCCCGGAGGGTGGCCAGGCGGCTGCCTCGCGGCTGGCTTCCAACCAACAGATCGTCGGCATTGTCGGCACCTCCTGCTCCAGCGAGGCGCGCGTGCTGGCGCCGGTGATCGACCAGGCTGGCATGGTGATGGTCTCGCCCTCTAACACCGCGCCCGACCTGACCGATCCGGCCAAGCATGTCAAGGCCTACTTGCGCACGGCGCATAACGACAAGGTGCAGGGCGCGGTTGGCGCCGAGTTCGCCTACAATAGCCTGGGCGTGCGCAAGGCGGCTACGATCCACGACGGCAGTGTGTATGCCGAACAGCTCGCCAACGTGTTTGCGGCGCGCTTTAAAGAGCTGGGCGGCGAGATCGTCGCCCAGGAGGCGGTCGGGCCACAGGATACCGACATGCGCCCGGTGTTGACGCGCATCGCTTCGGCGGGGCCGGAGTTCCTGTACTACCCGATCTTTATCCAGGCGGGCGGCTTCATTACCGCGCAGTCCAAGGAGGTGAGCGGCCTGGAGAATGTGCGGCTGATGGGTGCCGACGGCATGTTCTCGCCCGACTTCCTCAAGGCGGCGGGTGCGGCGGCCAAGGATATGTACCTGAGCAGCCCGGACTTCAGCGCCTTCGGCAGCGGCTACCAGGAATTTCTGCAGAAGTATGAGCAGGCGTTCGGCACCAAGCCGACGGCGGCCTTCCATGCTCACGCCTACGACGCGGCCAACATCATCATGAACGCGATCGAGAAGGTGGCGGTGCAGGGGCCGGACGGCAAGCTCTACATTCCGCGCCAGGCGCTGCGTGACGCGCTGTACGCCACCAAGGACTATAAGGGTCTGACCGGCAACATCACCTGCGACGAGAACGGCGACTGCGCTGATCCCAAGATTGCCGTCTATCAGGTCGTCAATACCGATCCGTCGACCTGGAACCCAGGCGCGGCGGAGAACTCCAATCCCAAGAAGGTTTATCCGTAA
- a CDS encoding branched-chain amino acid ABC transporter permease, whose translation MATTLARPRWRIDVTQLIVWTIGGILLALIVIGSISTLAAGRYTREQWLDFIIFGLAQGGIYALIALGYTMVYGVLRLINFAHGEVFMSGAFTTYFLADALARRGVLNSYPLLSLVALLLFSALISTMVALAVERVAYRPLRRAPRLVPLITAIGASFFLQYTFRGLYGSGVKVYPPVPLLDGTVFGIQRSLIVVFVCALIMLGLLYMLIQFTKTGRAIRAVSEDLETAALMGVDVDRTIATTFAVGAAMAGVAGVLYALVFRQVQFYMGFVPGIKAFTAAVLGGIGNLPGAALGGLFLGVFESIGPSLFLDGLGIRAAHQMKDVIAFTMLVLILIFRPTGILGERLATKRA comes from the coding sequence ATGGCGACAACCCTCGCGCGACCACGCTGGCGCATCGACGTAACGCAGCTGATTGTCTGGACGATCGGCGGCATCCTCCTGGCGCTGATCGTGATCGGTTCGATCTCGACCCTGGCTGCCGGGCGCTATACCCGTGAGCAGTGGCTTGACTTCATCATCTTTGGCCTGGCGCAGGGCGGTATCTACGCGCTGATCGCCCTGGGCTACACCATGGTCTATGGTGTACTCAGATTGATCAACTTTGCGCATGGCGAAGTCTTCATGTCCGGCGCGTTTACGACCTACTTCCTTGCCGATGCGCTGGCGCGGCGCGGCGTGCTAAACAGCTATCCCTTGCTGAGCCTGGTGGCGTTGTTGCTCTTTTCAGCGTTGATCTCGACGATGGTGGCGCTGGCGGTGGAGCGCGTGGCCTACCGTCCGCTGCGGCGTGCGCCGCGGCTGGTGCCGCTGATCACGGCCATCGGCGCGTCATTTTTTCTGCAGTACACTTTTCGTGGCCTGTATGGTTCCGGCGTGAAAGTCTATCCGCCTGTGCCACTGTTGGACGGAACCGTGTTCGGTATCCAGCGCTCCCTGATCGTGGTCTTCGTCTGCGCGCTGATTATGCTTGGCCTGCTGTACATGCTGATCCAGTTCACCAAGACGGGCCGCGCTATTCGCGCCGTCTCCGAGGATCTGGAGACCGCCGCGTTGATGGGCGTAGATGTGGATCGTACCATTGCGACGACTTTTGCCGTAGGCGCGGCGATGGCCGGTGTGGCCGGGGTCCTGTATGCCTTGGTCTTTCGTCAGGTGCAGTTCTACATGGGCTTCGTGCCAGGCATCAAGGCCTTTACAGCCGCGGTGCTCGGCGGCATCGGCAATTTGCCCGGTGCGGCACTGGGTGGCTTGTTTCTGGGCGTGTTCGAGTCGATTGGGCCAAGCCTGTTTCTGGACGGGCTCGGTATTCGCGCAGCGCACCAGATGAAGGACGTGATCGCCTTTACGATGTTGGTGCTGATCCTGATCTTCCGACCGACCGGCATCCTGGGCGAGCGCCTGGCAACCAAGCGAGCGTAG
- a CDS encoding branched-chain amino acid ABC transporter permease gives MGINLRSVGQVGLVGALASWHVCLVGMLETFAARQLVGGALTLGYVLLLAILLVSGYVAAQRAKHLAGRLVSGLLAGLIVGLALALLAVITASFDLRSMFVFASPRLVQLLTFERGLGALYAPILSSALVGLLGAALALVPPLWRRIITLSLTLTLLIALLRDIVTLIVPDAWERGLFTRTGLTLLGALITMVLVGALLYLRAHLERPRGLPTRAPAAVARLALWRRYVLLVLAALALLTFPRWGGLFLSNVAAFVGLFIIMGLGLNLVVGFAGLLDLGYVGFYAIGAYTVAILTSPEMGIGLDFWVALPIAMLAAMISGAILALPVLRMRGDYLAITTLGFGEIIRILLVSDALRGYLGGAQGITRIDQPQIGELVIRGPQQFYYLILIGCVIAWFVAARLKTSRIGRAWMAIREDEDVAQAMGINRVSAKLLAFVIGALLGGMAGAFFASLLGSVVPRSFDLLVSINVLALLIIGGMGSLPGVVVGALVLVGLPELLREFAEYRLLVYGIVLVIMMIYRPEGLLPEARRAMELHEGEEQDLAAELPAAVPTAEPPRKAGTPPAQLGS, from the coding sequence ATGGGCATCAACCTTCGCTCGGTCGGACAGGTTGGGCTGGTGGGCGCCCTGGCAAGCTGGCATGTCTGCCTGGTCGGAATGCTGGAGACCTTCGCCGCGCGGCAGTTGGTCGGCGGCGCACTCACCCTGGGCTATGTCCTGCTGCTGGCGATCCTGCTGGTGAGTGGCTATGTCGCTGCGCAGCGCGCCAAGCACCTGGCTGGCCGGCTGGTGAGCGGTCTGCTGGCAGGTCTCATCGTGGGGCTGGCGCTGGCGTTACTGGCGGTGATCACCGCCTCATTCGATCTGCGGAGCATGTTTGTCTTCGCCTCGCCGCGGCTGGTGCAGTTGCTCACCTTTGAGCGCGGACTCGGTGCGCTATACGCGCCGATCCTGAGCAGTGCGCTGGTGGGGCTGCTGGGCGCGGCACTGGCGCTGGTACCGCCGCTGTGGCGCCGGATCATCACCCTGAGTCTGACGCTCACGCTGCTGATCGCCCTGTTGCGCGATATTGTGACCCTGATCGTGCCGGATGCCTGGGAGCGCGGCTTGTTTACGCGCACCGGGTTGACGCTGCTCGGCGCGCTGATCACCATGGTGCTGGTGGGCGCGCTGTTGTACCTGCGTGCGCACCTTGAACGGCCGCGCGGTCTGCCGACGCGCGCGCCCGCTGCGGTTGCACGTCTGGCGCTCTGGCGGCGCTACGTACTGTTGGTGCTGGCGGCCCTGGCGCTGCTGACCTTTCCGCGCTGGGGTGGCCTGTTCCTCAGCAACGTGGCTGCCTTTGTCGGGCTGTTCATCATCATGGGGCTGGGCCTCAACCTGGTGGTTGGCTTTGCCGGGCTGCTCGACCTGGGCTATGTCGGCTTTTATGCCATTGGCGCCTATACCGTCGCAATCCTGACCTCGCCCGAAATGGGGATTGGCCTCGACTTCTGGGTGGCGCTGCCGATCGCCATGCTGGCGGCCATGATCTCCGGCGCGATCCTGGCGCTGCCGGTGTTGCGCATGCGCGGCGACTACCTGGCGATTACCACACTCGGCTTTGGCGAGATCATCCGCATCCTGTTGGTCTCGGACGCGCTGCGTGGCTACCTCGGTGGCGCGCAAGGTATTACACGTATCGACCAGCCGCAAATTGGCGAGCTGGTGATTCGCGGACCGCAGCAGTTCTACTACTTGATCCTGATCGGCTGCGTCATCGCCTGGTTCGTTGCGGCGCGGCTCAAAACGTCGCGGATTGGCCGCGCCTGGATGGCGATCCGTGAGGATGAGGACGTCGCGCAGGCCATGGGCATCAACCGCGTCAGCGCCAAGCTGCTAGCCTTTGTGATTGGCGCCTTGCTGGGCGGCATGGCCGGCGCATTCTTTGCCTCGCTGCTGGGCTCGGTCGTGCCACGCAGCTTCGACTTGCTGGTCTCGATCAACGTGCTGGCGCTGTTGATCATTGGCGGCATGGGCAGTCTGCCAGGGGTGGTAGTTGGCGCGCTGGTGCTGGTGGGCCTGCCCGAACTGTTGCGCGAGTTCGCCGAATATCGTCTGCTGGTCTATGGCATCGTGCTGGTGATCATGATGATCTACCGTCCGGAAGGGCTGCTGCCCGAGGCGCGGCGTGCCATGGAGTTG